The proteins below come from a single Pseudarthrobacter sp. SSS035 genomic window:
- a CDS encoding ABC transporter ATP-binding protein — protein sequence MPSISLQDISKRFGKVTALDGVNLEIRDGESLAILGPSGSGKSSLLRIIAGLEDPDTGRVLLDGKDQLGVPAHRRDISIVFQNFALYPHLSSLGNITLGLRHGLGLSKKEAEQRARETAARMRVEDLLDRRPKAMSGGQRQRIALARALARHAGVVLLDEPMSGLDAQLHISLRAEIHQLISQEGATGVTVTHDQQDAMSIADRIAVMNRGRIIQLGTPDELYDEPASAFVAGFIGAPPMNLLAAVPHRPGQLASAFGRIQLPERGPAGTDSGLGSDAKVGIRPEDVLLGTPGRADAWASEGTAILVEPNGPLRTVHVDLGDEVVLLSCRPDERPDLHSRVSLWALPEKIHWFSGPEGLRAGTAAGLGLTAAAMAGAV from the coding sequence ATGCCCTCCATCTCACTCCAAGACATCTCCAAGCGCTTCGGCAAGGTCACCGCCCTTGACGGTGTCAACCTTGAAATCCGCGACGGCGAAAGCCTGGCCATCCTGGGCCCGTCCGGCTCCGGCAAGTCCTCCCTCCTGCGCATCATCGCAGGACTGGAGGACCCCGACACCGGCCGTGTCCTGCTGGATGGCAAGGACCAGTTGGGCGTCCCCGCACACCGTCGGGACATCTCCATCGTCTTCCAGAACTTCGCGCTCTATCCCCACCTGTCCTCCTTGGGCAACATCACGCTGGGGCTGCGCCATGGCCTTGGCCTGTCCAAGAAGGAAGCCGAACAGCGGGCCCGTGAAACCGCGGCGCGCATGCGCGTGGAAGATCTACTGGACCGGCGGCCCAAGGCGATGTCCGGCGGCCAGCGCCAGCGCATAGCACTGGCCCGGGCACTTGCCCGGCACGCCGGCGTCGTCCTCCTGGACGAGCCCATGTCCGGCTTGGACGCCCAGCTGCACATCTCGCTGCGGGCGGAAATCCACCAGCTCATCAGCCAGGAAGGCGCTACGGGGGTCACCGTGACCCACGACCAGCAGGACGCCATGTCCATAGCCGACCGGATCGCCGTTATGAACCGCGGGCGCATCATCCAGCTGGGAACTCCGGACGAACTCTACGACGAGCCAGCTTCGGCGTTCGTGGCCGGGTTCATCGGGGCACCCCCGATGAACCTGCTGGCAGCCGTCCCTCACCGGCCGGGTCAGCTGGCTTCAGCGTTCGGACGCATCCAGCTCCCGGAACGAGGCCCTGCCGGGACGGATTCCGGGTTGGGTTCCGACGCGAAGGTGGGGATCCGGCCGGAGGATGTCCTGTTGGGCACTCCGGGCCGGGCCGACGCCTGGGCATCGGAAGGGACGGCGATTCTCGTGGAGCCCAACGGTCCGCTGCGGACCGTCCACGTTGATCTGGGAGATGAAGTGGTGCTGCTCTCGTGCCGCCCGGATGAACGCCCGGATCTCCACTCCAGGGTGAGCTTGTGGGCCCTCCCCGAGAAGATCCACTGGTTCAGCGGCCCGGAGGGCCTGCGGGCCGGAACGGCTGCCGGGCTGGGCCTCACGGCGGCGGCAATGGCGGGTGCCGTATGA
- a CDS encoding nuclear transport factor 2 family protein yields MDDAAALAMGFNECINARDLTGLARLMANDHSFIDTDGNAFIGKTVCIEAWRSFFDSFPGYRNIFEAVLARGNRVTIVGHTVCPGFPALEGPALWTAVAAHEGLTEWRVYEDTWEERRRLGIDDEWFVHARPPFNGEAPVS; encoded by the coding sequence ATGGACGACGCCGCCGCACTGGCCATGGGGTTCAACGAGTGCATCAACGCGCGAGACCTGACGGGGCTTGCGCGGCTCATGGCCAACGACCATTCCTTTATCGACACCGACGGCAACGCCTTCATCGGCAAGACTGTCTGCATCGAGGCCTGGCGCAGCTTCTTCGATTCCTTTCCCGGGTACCGGAACATCTTCGAAGCCGTCTTGGCCCGCGGGAACAGAGTCACCATCGTCGGCCACACCGTGTGTCCGGGATTCCCCGCTCTCGAGGGACCTGCGCTGTGGACGGCTGTTGCCGCCCACGAGGGGCTAACCGAATGGCGGGTCTACGAGGACACATGGGAGGAACGACGCCGCTTGGGCATCGACGATGAGTGGTTCGTCCACGCTCGTCCGCCGTTCAATGGCGAAGCTCCGGTCAGTTAG
- a CDS encoding carbohydrate ABC transporter permease, which translates to MKERPSLEQQAAGDSPAPVDGLAPVNGLAQRTPRAPRPSPTPYLLLLPALLGMLLFVYGPALLSLVGSFFIIPLSKGPWKFAGLSNYQSVLSDPLIQQAAWNTLIYSVATIVPSMVLGLLLALLMERLGRRGWLAKTALILPMTANMVAMAVVFKWIFALQGGLANQTLAIVGLAPVNWLEEAETSLPTVILVGLWRATSLCTLLFMAGLTTIPGSIHEATAVEGIRGLAKLRTIILPMLKPTVVFVSVLSITGAAQVFEIVHVMTDGGPLGSSEVAMTAAQRVGFEYFRVGEASAMSFTLIAILLTIGIIGRGRSPKEES; encoded by the coding sequence ATGAAAGAGCGACCCTCGCTTGAACAGCAGGCGGCCGGAGATAGTCCAGCGCCGGTCGATGGGCTGGCACCGGTCAATGGGCTGGCGCAGCGAACACCGCGCGCGCCCAGGCCCAGCCCCACGCCCTACCTGCTGCTTCTACCGGCGCTGCTGGGCATGCTGTTGTTTGTCTACGGCCCGGCGCTGTTGTCCCTGGTAGGCAGTTTCTTCATCATCCCGCTGTCCAAGGGGCCCTGGAAGTTCGCCGGGCTGAGCAACTACCAGTCCGTGCTCAGCGACCCCCTGATCCAGCAGGCCGCGTGGAACACGCTTATCTACTCGGTGGCGACGATCGTTCCGTCCATGGTGCTGGGACTGCTCCTGGCGCTCCTGATGGAGCGGCTGGGCCGCCGGGGCTGGCTGGCCAAAACTGCACTCATCCTGCCCATGACGGCCAACATGGTGGCGATGGCGGTGGTTTTCAAATGGATCTTCGCCCTGCAGGGCGGCCTGGCCAACCAGACCCTGGCCATTGTCGGGCTGGCCCCCGTCAACTGGCTCGAGGAGGCTGAAACCTCGCTGCCCACCGTGATCCTGGTGGGACTGTGGCGGGCAACATCCCTGTGCACCCTGCTGTTCATGGCCGGGCTCACCACCATTCCCGGCTCCATCCACGAGGCCACCGCGGTGGAGGGAATCCGCGGCTTAGCGAAGCTCCGCACCATCATCCTGCCCATGCTCAAGCCCACGGTCGTGTTCGTCTCGGTCCTTTCAATCACTGGTGCGGCGCAAGTGTTCGAAATCGTCCATGTGATGACCGACGGCGGACCGCTGGGCAGCTCGGAGGTGGCCATGACCGCCGCCCAGCGGGTCGGCTTCGAGTATTTCCGCGTGGGCGAAGCCTCTGCCATGTCCTTCACCCTCATCGCCATCCTCCTGACCATCGGCATCATCGGCCGAGGCCGCAGCCCCAAGGAAGAGTCATGA
- a CDS encoding HpcH/HpaI aldolase/citrate lyase family protein produces MPLRVEPGNPEYANTFRDALAAADRPLAGMWVCSGSPLIAELCAGSGLDWLLVDAEHSPNGLESILAQLQAANGYAVQVLVRPPVNDTVLIKQYLDLGVQNLLVPMVNSVQEAEAAVAATRYPPHGVRGVGSALARASRWNRVQDYLARASETVSVTVQIESTAAVEAVEEILAVDGVDGIFLGPSDLAASMGVLGQQEHPKVRAAVEHCLAAAKTAGKPAGVNAFNPDTARSYLAAGAAFVLVGADVAILARGSEALAAAFTKPSDGETPASY; encoded by the coding sequence ATGCCGCTTCGAGTAGAACCCGGTAATCCTGAGTACGCGAACACGTTCCGCGACGCCCTCGCCGCGGCTGACCGCCCCCTGGCGGGAATGTGGGTCTGCTCCGGCAGCCCGCTGATCGCCGAGCTCTGCGCCGGATCCGGCTTGGACTGGCTCCTGGTCGACGCCGAACACAGCCCCAACGGCCTCGAATCCATCCTGGCCCAGCTCCAGGCGGCCAACGGCTACGCGGTCCAGGTCTTGGTCCGGCCGCCGGTCAACGACACCGTGCTGATCAAGCAGTACCTGGACCTGGGAGTGCAGAACCTGCTGGTCCCGATGGTGAACTCGGTGCAGGAGGCGGAAGCTGCGGTGGCCGCCACCCGCTACCCGCCGCACGGCGTCCGCGGCGTGGGATCCGCCCTGGCCCGGGCCTCACGCTGGAACCGTGTCCAGGACTACCTCGCCCGGGCGTCAGAAACCGTCAGCGTCACCGTGCAGATCGAATCGACGGCGGCCGTAGAGGCCGTCGAAGAGATCCTGGCCGTGGACGGTGTGGACGGCATCTTCCTTGGGCCCTCCGACCTCGCGGCTTCGATGGGCGTGCTGGGACAGCAGGAACACCCCAAGGTGCGCGCCGCCGTCGAACACTGCCTTGCGGCCGCAAAAACGGCCGGGAAACCGGCCGGGGTGAACGCCTTCAACCCGGACACCGCCCGCAGCTACCTGGCGGCCGGCGCCGCCTTTGTCCTGGTGGGCGCCGACGTCGCCATCCTCGCCCGCGGCTCCGAGGCACTGGCCGCCGCGTTCACTAAGCCCTCCGACGGCGAAACCCCCGCCAGCTACTGA
- a CDS encoding extracellular solute-binding protein: MRTKAIATASVLTAVALGLSACGTSTESAPANQAAAASAIDKCTPAGTSIKLAFAPQGTPAVEHAKKVMEQKFPGLKIDAVPAQSGNYSDLTKQIVADSAVGKRPDLIMTGLGQLRFWTDTFNPATIDPATLPDGYQKQFLSAGKVGDKSYLAPFQISTPVMLVNKTLLADAGITDPASIKTFGQVVEVAKKVTEKTGKPSINIASDDLPDWFSQALVQSSGEKFVADDGSFGFNTDKGKEAIGLISTLAKEKLALNVKMDDGQAQFVAGNLAFQMATTSRIAQVLKNAPKDLDWTPIDLPGLNGPEGALPAGGNGWVVISEDSCKAAFSQAMVTEMLTKDASLLSSGKDYSYIPVNKLATEELLKGDNIAPQMRYAWTYNKALTVWSGFAGAQTAPIVDTLRTMLQQMGTGKSAEDAVPAAAKTINALLGK, translated from the coding sequence ATGCGCACCAAAGCAATCGCCACGGCGTCCGTTCTGACCGCCGTCGCCCTGGGCTTGTCCGCCTGCGGAACGTCCACCGAATCCGCCCCCGCCAACCAGGCTGCCGCGGCCTCGGCGATCGACAAGTGCACACCCGCCGGAACCAGTATCAAACTGGCCTTCGCGCCGCAGGGTACGCCCGCCGTCGAGCACGCCAAGAAGGTCATGGAACAGAAGTTCCCAGGGCTGAAAATCGACGCCGTGCCCGCGCAGAGCGGCAACTACTCGGACCTGACCAAGCAGATCGTGGCGGATTCCGCCGTCGGCAAGCGGCCGGACCTCATCATGACCGGCCTCGGGCAGCTGCGTTTCTGGACGGACACGTTCAACCCCGCCACGATTGACCCCGCCACGCTTCCTGACGGTTACCAGAAACAGTTCCTCTCCGCCGGCAAGGTTGGCGACAAGAGCTACCTGGCGCCGTTCCAGATTTCCACCCCCGTGATGCTGGTCAACAAGACGCTGCTGGCAGACGCCGGCATCACTGATCCGGCCAGCATCAAAACCTTCGGGCAAGTGGTCGAGGTCGCCAAGAAGGTCACGGAGAAAACCGGCAAGCCCAGCATCAACATCGCTTCCGACGACCTGCCGGACTGGTTCTCCCAGGCCCTGGTCCAGTCCTCGGGCGAAAAGTTCGTGGCCGACGACGGTTCCTTCGGCTTCAACACGGACAAGGGCAAGGAGGCCATCGGCCTGATCTCCACCCTTGCAAAGGAAAAGCTCGCCCTGAATGTCAAGATGGACGACGGCCAAGCCCAGTTCGTCGCCGGAAACCTGGCTTTCCAGATGGCCACCACGTCCCGGATCGCCCAAGTCTTGAAAAACGCCCCGAAGGACCTCGACTGGACCCCGATCGACCTTCCCGGCCTCAACGGCCCGGAGGGCGCCCTCCCCGCAGGCGGCAACGGCTGGGTGGTCATCTCCGAAGACTCCTGCAAGGCCGCGTTCTCACAGGCCATGGTCACTGAAATGCTGACCAAGGATGCCTCGCTCCTGAGCAGCGGCAAGGACTACAGCTACATCCCGGTCAACAAGCTCGCCACGGAAGAGCTCCTCAAGGGCGACAACATCGCCCCGCAGATGCGTTACGCCTGGACCTACAACAAGGCGCTGACCGTCTGGAGCGGATTCGCCGGAGCCCAGACCGCCCCCATTGTCGACACCCTCCGCACCATGCTCCAGCAGATGGGCACCGGCAAGTCCGCCGAAGATGCAGTGCCGGCAGCAGCAAAAACCATCAACGCGCTTCTCGGGAAATAG
- a CDS encoding dihydrofolate reductase family protein → MGETTAEAASADLMVDLIISLDGYASAEGWPGWWGLEGPEYLAWLGQEGEKDYTFLLGANTYRLMSSMSEEAAADASSFSEDEGASLTGLAAVPKVVFSSTLQEPLTWPNTELVTGDAVQAVAELKRTRTGTLSTLGSLSLCRSLLTAGLVDRFRLVVFPVITGSTGRERIYDGYPDISLEMVNSRTFDGRLQLLEYIPTVLSGPPGRGPT, encoded by the coding sequence ATGGGCGAGACGACTGCAGAGGCGGCCTCAGCGGACCTGATGGTTGACCTGATCATTTCCCTGGACGGGTATGCCTCGGCCGAGGGATGGCCAGGCTGGTGGGGTCTGGAGGGGCCGGAATACCTGGCTTGGCTCGGGCAGGAGGGGGAGAAGGACTACACCTTCCTCCTCGGGGCGAACACCTACCGGCTGATGTCCAGCATGTCGGAGGAGGCCGCGGCCGACGCCTCCAGCTTCTCCGAGGATGAAGGGGCAAGCCTGACCGGCCTTGCCGCCGTGCCCAAGGTCGTCTTCTCCTCCACCCTGCAGGAGCCCCTGACGTGGCCGAACACGGAGCTGGTCACCGGGGACGCGGTCCAGGCCGTGGCGGAGCTGAAACGGACCAGGACCGGAACCCTGAGCACCCTGGGCAGCCTCAGCCTCTGCCGGTCTCTGCTGACCGCTGGCCTCGTGGACAGGTTCCGGTTGGTCGTCTTCCCGGTGATTACAGGCAGCACCGGCAGGGAACGGATCTACGACGGCTATCCGGACATCTCGCTCGAGATGGTGAACAGCAGGACCTTCGACGGTCGGCTTCAGCTGCTCGAGTACATCCCCACCGTACTCAGCGGTCCGCCGGGTCGCGGTCCCACCTGA
- the hpaH gene encoding 2-oxo-hept-4-ene-1,7-dioate hydratase — MLDAKTIEAIADELLAAARTRTPVPRLTARYPEMTVEDSYAVQQLWRRRNEDAGRKLVGRKIGLTSKAMQSATGITEPDYGAIFDDMVLETGCSVEWDHYTHPRVEVELAFVLKKDLAGPGCTIFDVLDATDYVVPALEILDSRIEMEGRTIVDTIADNAAMGAMVIGGNPVKPDAVDLRWVAAILYKNQTVEETGVAAGVLDHPANGVHWLANKIAAHGDGMKAGDIILAGSFTRPLWVYKGDTVHADYGPLGAITCRFE, encoded by the coding sequence ATGCTGGACGCGAAAACGATTGAGGCCATTGCCGACGAACTCTTGGCGGCCGCCCGGACCCGCACCCCGGTCCCCCGCCTCACGGCCCGCTACCCGGAGATGACGGTGGAGGACTCCTATGCCGTGCAGCAGCTGTGGCGGCGGCGGAACGAGGACGCCGGCCGCAAGCTGGTGGGCCGCAAGATCGGCCTCACCTCCAAGGCCATGCAGTCCGCCACCGGCATCACCGAACCGGACTACGGCGCCATCTTCGATGACATGGTCCTCGAAACCGGCTGCTCGGTGGAATGGGACCACTACACCCACCCCCGGGTGGAAGTGGAGCTGGCGTTCGTGCTGAAGAAGGACCTGGCCGGACCCGGCTGCACCATCTTCGACGTCCTGGACGCCACCGACTACGTGGTTCCGGCTCTCGAGATCCTCGACTCCCGGATCGAAATGGAGGGCCGAACCATCGTGGACACCATCGCGGACAACGCCGCGATGGGCGCCATGGTGATCGGCGGCAACCCCGTAAAGCCCGACGCCGTGGACCTCCGCTGGGTCGCGGCCATCCTCTACAAGAACCAGACCGTGGAGGAAACCGGTGTTGCCGCCGGCGTGCTGGACCACCCCGCCAACGGCGTGCACTGGCTCGCCAACAAGATCGCTGCCCACGGCGATGGGATGAAAGCCGGGGACATCATCCTCGCCGGCTCCTTCACCCGCCCGCTCTGGGTGTACAAGGGCGACACCGTCCACGCCGACTACGGACCATTGGGGGCCATCACATGCCGCTTCGAGTAG
- a CDS encoding HAD family hydrolase, which translates to MKFLFDWNGTIADDAARACFATNAALDALGAPRIASADFDRKFILPMDEMFLRLGVSGDDLATAASHWNKAMASRNAPIRGGAATFLRTLHAAGEYCAVISAAGKQYLRDELEYFGLTDCFDEVLTGATDKVTALEGLRQEGQALYFGDTEYDIASAVASGCIAVGVLSGYCPEDRLRAAGARHIITDYEGMDGVSARTLFGSYVTP; encoded by the coding sequence ATGAAATTCCTGTTCGACTGGAACGGCACCATAGCCGACGACGCCGCGCGGGCATGCTTCGCCACCAATGCCGCCCTGGATGCCCTCGGGGCGCCGCGCATCGCCTCGGCCGATTTTGACCGCAAGTTCATCCTCCCGATGGACGAGATGTTTCTCCGGCTCGGTGTTTCCGGGGACGACCTTGCAACGGCGGCATCCCACTGGAACAAGGCCATGGCCTCACGGAACGCACCGATCCGCGGCGGTGCGGCCACATTCCTCCGGACCCTGCACGCCGCCGGCGAGTACTGCGCCGTCATCTCCGCGGCCGGAAAGCAGTATCTGCGCGACGAGCTGGAGTACTTCGGCCTGACGGACTGCTTCGACGAGGTCCTCACCGGCGCCACGGACAAGGTCACGGCACTGGAGGGCCTGCGGCAGGAAGGACAGGCGCTCTACTTCGGCGACACGGAATACGATATCGCCAGCGCCGTCGCCTCAGGGTGCATCGCCGTCGGGGTTCTCAGCGGATACTGCCCCGAAGACCGGCTGCGGGCTGCCGGAGCGCGGCACATCATCACGGACTACGAAGGAATGGACGGGGTCAGCGCACGTACGCTCTTCGGCAGCTACGTGACGCCATAG
- the hpaD gene encoding 3,4-dihydroxyphenylacetate 2,3-dioxygenase, whose product MTDFVPTPTVPAPDIVRCAYMEIVVTDLAKSRAFYVDVLGLHVTEEDENNIYLRSLEEFIHHNLVLRKGPIAAVAAFAYRVKSPAEVDTAEAYYQELGCRTERRKEGFTKGVGDSVRVEDPLGFPYEFFYDVEHVERLTQRYDLYSAGELVRLDHFNQVTPDVPRGRKYLEDLGFRVSEDIQDSDGVTYAVWMHRKQTVHDTALTGGNGPRMHHIAFATHEKHNIIQICDKMGALRISDRIERGPGRHGVSNAFYLYILDPDGHRIEIYTQDYYTGDPDNPVVTWDVHDNQRRDWWGNPVVPSWYTEASLVLDLDGKPQPVVVREEKSEMAVTVGADGFSYTRKTEGEGAGAVEQKTGFKLGAQL is encoded by the coding sequence ATGACCGACTTCGTTCCTACCCCCACAGTTCCGGCTCCGGACATCGTCCGCTGCGCGTACATGGAGATCGTGGTGACCGACCTCGCCAAATCCCGTGCGTTCTACGTGGACGTCCTGGGCCTGCACGTGACCGAGGAAGACGAGAACAACATCTACCTGCGCTCCCTGGAGGAGTTCATCCACCACAACCTGGTGCTCCGCAAGGGACCCATCGCCGCCGTCGCCGCCTTTGCCTACCGGGTGAAGTCCCCCGCCGAAGTGGACACCGCCGAGGCTTATTACCAGGAACTGGGCTGCCGCACCGAACGCCGCAAGGAGGGCTTCACCAAGGGCGTGGGCGATTCCGTCCGCGTGGAGGACCCGCTGGGGTTCCCCTACGAGTTCTTCTACGACGTGGAGCATGTGGAGCGCCTCACCCAGCGCTACGACCTCTACTCCGCCGGCGAACTGGTCCGCCTGGACCACTTCAACCAGGTCACCCCGGACGTGCCCCGCGGTCGCAAATACCTTGAGGACCTCGGCTTCCGAGTCTCCGAGGACATCCAGGACTCCGACGGCGTCACGTACGCGGTCTGGATGCACCGCAAGCAGACCGTGCACGACACCGCCCTGACCGGCGGCAACGGCCCGCGGATGCACCACATCGCGTTCGCCACGCACGAAAAGCACAACATCATCCAGATCTGCGACAAGATGGGCGCCCTGCGCATCAGCGACCGGATTGAACGCGGCCCCGGCCGGCACGGGGTCTCCAACGCGTTCTACCTCTACATCCTGGACCCCGACGGCCACCGGATCGAGATCTACACCCAGGACTACTACACCGGCGACCCCGACAACCCCGTCGTCACCTGGGACGTGCACGACAACCAGCGCCGCGACTGGTGGGGCAACCCCGTGGTCCCGTCCTGGTACACCGAGGCCTCCCTGGTCCTGGACCTCGACGGTAAGCCGCAGCCCGTCGTCGTGCGTGAGGAAAAGAGCGAAATGGCGGTCACCGTGGGTGCCGACGGCTTCTCCTATACCCGCAAAACAGAAGGAGAAGGCGCCGGCGCCGTTGAACAGAAAACGGGCTTCAAGCTCGGGGCGCAGCTGTAG
- a CDS encoding carbohydrate ABC transporter permease, which produces MNRLYKPLGLVLGAVAVILALFPFYWMLRTAVAPADGNALTGLSLIPAELDLSNFARAWDQANLGSAMLNGITVTLGILLLQLLTCIPAAYALARFRFRGAGVLLGLVLAGLLVPSQATLIPTFVGLNLLGLGDTRIGLALPFVTSAIGIFMLRQQMLSIPDAIMEAARTDGLGPLRTLASVVVPMSAPSIAAFSMLSIFTHWNDYLWPLLVARSPEIMTPPLTLAMFQNADTGFDYPALAAAAAIVTAPVIILFLLAQRHFVRGMAGPEVAG; this is translated from the coding sequence ATGAACCGTCTCTATAAGCCGCTCGGACTGGTTCTCGGAGCCGTTGCCGTCATCCTCGCCTTGTTCCCCTTCTACTGGATGCTCCGCACTGCCGTGGCGCCCGCCGACGGCAACGCGCTGACCGGGCTGAGCCTTATCCCGGCAGAGCTGGACCTGTCCAACTTCGCCCGGGCATGGGATCAGGCCAATCTGGGATCCGCGATGCTGAACGGCATTACGGTCACCCTGGGGATTCTCCTGCTTCAGCTTCTGACCTGCATCCCGGCGGCTTATGCCCTCGCGAGGTTCCGTTTCCGCGGAGCCGGAGTCCTGCTGGGCCTCGTGCTGGCCGGCCTCCTCGTCCCGAGCCAGGCCACCCTGATCCCCACCTTCGTGGGCCTGAACCTGCTGGGCCTCGGCGACACCAGGATCGGCCTGGCGCTGCCCTTCGTCACCAGCGCAATCGGAATCTTCATGCTCCGTCAACAGATGCTCTCCATCCCTGACGCCATCATGGAAGCCGCCCGCACCGACGGCCTCGGGCCGCTGCGGACCCTCGCCTCGGTGGTGGTCCCCATGTCCGCGCCCTCGATCGCAGCCTTCTCGATGCTGTCCATCTTCACCCACTGGAACGACTACCTCTGGCCGCTTCTCGTAGCACGCAGCCCGGAAATCATGACACCCCCGCTGACGCTTGCCATGTTCCAGAACGCAGACACAGGCTTCGACTACCCGGCACTCGCCGCCGCCGCCGCCATCGTCACCGCACCTGTCATCATCCTGTTCCTCCTCGCCCAACGGCACTTTGTCCGCGGCATGGCCGGCCCGGAAGTCGCCGGCTAG